The DNA sequence ATTCCTCGGGATGTTGTTAGCGCGTGGCAGGACGCAACCGGCACTTCCGGTGATGATGAGCTGGGCCAGGTGGCGTCATGAGGCGGGCAGTGATGCTGGTGGTTGTGCATATTGCAGCGCAGTCGGTCTATGCGATGCGGGGGGTGGCATCGTGATGCGTATCCGTTGGTGGGGTGTGTCGGTGGTGGTCGGTGCTGCGATGACCATGGCAAGCCTGGTTGGGGTGGCCGCACCGGCGGTGGCGCATCCGGATGCGCCGGCCCCGGCTGGTGGGTCGGAGGTGGTCGTGTTCGGTGATAGTTATGCGGCGAATCCGGACGGGTGGATGAACACCTTGATCAAAAATGGTCTTCCCGCGCCTGCGTATCCGCGGCCGACGGGGTGTCCGCAGGCGCCGGATAACTGGCCGCGTCGGCTGGCAGAGCAGTCCGGAAAGACGGTGTCTGATTATTCGTGTACGGCGCAGACGTCGGCTCAGGCGCGGGTGAAGCTGGATCAGGCTGTGGCTGACCGGGCCATGGGGCCGGGGACGAGGGATGTGGTGGCTGCTGTCGGTTTCAACGACTTCGGGCCGTTTGGTGCAGCTGATGGGGTGAATAT is a window from the Corynebacterium bovis DSM 20582 = CIP 54.80 genome containing:
- a CDS encoding GDSL-type esterase/lipase family protein, giving the protein MRIRWWGVSVVVGAAMTMASLVGVAAPAVAHPDAPAPAGGSEVVVFGDSYAANPDGWMNTLIKNGLPAPAYPRPTGCPQAPDNWPRRLAEQSGKTVSDYSCTAQTSAQARVKLDQAVADRAMGPGTRDVVAAVGFNDFGPFGAADGVNITDFAAVENHYVETMRGFVDAVRAVAPAARVTIVGTPAVGAVGGGVCVVNVIPGHPGGVPVPVENWEMATQRMQSRAAAETGAVFLDLRSRSAGHDTCTPVDGQRFVSGVVDTTSPAWHMWLHPTDAGSQFIAEQVAGEVV